In Zingiber officinale cultivar Zhangliang chromosome 1A, Zo_v1.1, whole genome shotgun sequence, a genomic segment contains:
- the LOC121999388 gene encoding uncharacterized protein LOC121999388 encodes MHCTASLCFALHWSPSFLNLCYSHGQLDGILEKKQGNIPISELRLAPSIYALRLLAPTIPPTPSSLYPSLSISLIIIMAMVIDQRQAEQQQQQQVYKHYCRICKKGFGCGRALGGHMRAHGLIDDAAGTSADADDTSGYGEWDREKLSGGGATKRMYALRTHSNRLKSCRVCENCGKEFISWKSFLEHGKCISDDEAGEDDDDDSSFPSSPRSYDDDLVGWSKGKRSRRTKVAMTEEEDLANCLVMLSSARVDPVFALIETEESCASASKEDDRRKNTVNTNATGVVEATAATTPKALPPPFALQAPPAVPKGLFECKACKKVFTSHQALGGHRASHKKVKGCFAAKLSALDETPSPPADEEIFIATHNMNNASSSDQMVEASMSMALVPIENPAPLAVAPVAKKKSKVHECSICHRVFTSGQALGGHKRCHWITSNSPSDPTLKLQPLPGHAGLHQQLTLRPMFEANSNSEHFDLNMPPINDAVRRDIGSSLRLEIPAAIYLRSWINDRDNASKNRASITTSSDMKNNNNDQNHTTTNIHNKDNITCNEITSFNHVEDEVESKVKLAKLSELKDINMGEESSDWLQVGIGSSANEGSEA; translated from the coding sequence ATGCATTGCACTGCATCGCTTTGCTTTGCTTTGCATTGGAGCCCCTCATTCCTTAACCTTTGCTATTCTCATGGCCAATTGGATGGGATCCTAGAGAAGAAACAGGGGAACATCCCTATTTCGGAGCTTAGGCTTGCACCATCCATATATGCTCTTCGTTTACTAGCACCCACCATTCCCCCCACCCCATCCTCTCTTTATCCCTCTCTCTCGATCTCTCTGATTATCATCATGGCTATGGTGATAGACCAACGGCAAGCCGAGCAGCAACAGCAGCAGCAGGTCTACAAGCATTATTGCAGGATCTGCAAGAAGGGCTTCGGCTGCGGCCGCGCCCTAGGCGGACACATGCGCGCCCATGGCCTCATTGACGATGCAGCCGGCACGTCTGCTGATGCGGACGACACGTCTGGATACGGCGAATGGGATCGGGAGAAGCTCAGCGGTGGCGGTGCCACCAAGCGCATGTACGCCCTCCGCACCCACTCCAACCGCCTCAAGAGCTGCCGCGTCTGCGAGAACTGCGGCAAGGAGTTTATATCCTGGAAGTCCTTCCTCGAGCACGGCAAATGCATTTCCGACGACGAGGCTGGCGAGGACGACGATGACGATTCCTCGTTTCCATCTTCCCCACGCTCCTACGATGATGACCTCGTCGGCTGGTCCAAGGGAAAACGCTCCCGGCGCACCAAGGTGGCGATGACCGAGGAGGAGGACCTAGCCAATTGCTTAGTCATGCTCTCGTCCGCCCGCGTGGACCCCGTCTTCGCTCTCATCGAAACCGAAGAGTCTTGCGCCTCCGCCAGCAAGGAGGACGACCGGAGGAAGAATACGGTTAATACCAATGCCACAGGGGTCGTCGAGGCCACAGCGGCGACGACGCCAAAGGCGCTTCCCCCTCCATTCGCTCTGCAGGCGCCGCCAGCGGTCCCCAAGGGATTGTTCGAGTGCAAGGCGTGCAAGAAGGTGTTCACCTCCCACCAGGCGCTGGGCGGCCACAGGGCCAGCCACAAGAAGGTCAAGGGCTGCTTCGCCGCCAAGTTAAGTGCCCTCGATGAGACGCCGTCGCCGCCAGCTGACGAGGAGATCTTCATTGCCACTCACAATATGAACAATGCGAGCAGTAGCGACCAAATGGTGGAGGCGTCGATGTCGATGGCGCTCGTGCCCATAGAAAACCCGGCACCCTTGGCCGTCGCACCGGTggcaaagaagaagtccaaggtGCACGAGTGCTCGATCTGCCACCGCGTGTTCACGTCAGGGCAGGCGTTGGGAGGTCACAAGCGCTGTCACTGGATCACCTCCAATTCACCGTCGGACCCGACCCTGAAACTCCAACCGCTCCCGGGCCACGCCGGCCTCCATCAGCAGCTCACCCTCAGACCAATGTTCGAGGCCAATTCCAACTCTGAGCATTTCGATCTCAACATGCCGCCAATCAACGACGCAGTTAGGAGAGACATCGGAAGCTCATTGCGGCTGGAGATTCCTGCGGCCATCTACCTGCGCTCGTGGATTAATGATCGAGATAACGCGAGCAAAAACAGAGCTAGCATTACCACCAGCAGCGACATGAAGAACAATAACAATGATCAGAACCACACCACCACCAACATCCACAATAAGGATAATATCACCTGCAACGAGATAACTAGTTTCAACCATGTGGAGGATGAGGTGGAAAGTAAGGTGAAATTAGCTAAGTTGAGTGAACTCAAGGACATTAACATGGGGGAAGAGAGCTCCGACTGGCTGCAGGTGGGGATTGGCTCTTCTGCCAATGAAGGCAGTGAAGCATGA